In the Paenibacillus pabuli genome, one interval contains:
- a CDS encoding tautomerase family protein, which yields MPEITIRLYEGRTNEQKQEIVEVFTRELSRIIDREPEYISVSFNEIPWDENVPDNLKIKHSQKQEGEKT from the coding sequence ATGCCAGAAATTACGATCAGGTTGTATGAAGGCAGGACGAATGAGCAAAAGCAGGAGATCGTCGAGGTGTTTACACGCGAGCTTTCGCGTATTATCGACCGCGAGCCGGAGTATATTTCCGTTTCATTCAACGAGATCCCATGGGACGAGAATGTTCCTGACAATCTGAAAATCAAGCATTCACAGAAACAGGAAGGGGAAAAGACGTGA